TTAATTACTCTTTGTGTCTGTGTAATAGAAAATTGTCCAGTATTATACTCGCAGTTATTAGAGCATCAACGAGAACAGGCGACAGTTCAtcccaaaatgttttgaaaaactCAGCTGGAATGCCATCAGTTCCAGGGCTTTTGTTACAATCCATTTGTTTaaaagggacactgtcatgcATCGCGCATGCTCCAATTAAACTCTACACTTGAAAACGTCTGGCacatgttttcaagtttgaaaaacaaaatagcgtcaACAAGCGGTGGTAAGTGAGCGAGAGTTCTCCGGTCTGGATGAAACAACTTTTCAGTCATGAATTGAAGCCAAATTCGAAGCAGGATACACTGATGGCAGTGACACTGAGTGTGTACTTTCTCTGGAATATCACAGGAGGTAACAAGAGTCTATTGGCCCACTCAATCAAGGCAATTCAGTTTTTTAATACTCTTTTAAATCTCCATATTTTGTATTGCACAGAGAATCACTGAGTCAACACGACTTGCAGCCAAAAGTTCTTTGCAAACAACTGGATGTACTACTAAGCACAGGGTGAGGAAAACGCTGAAATTTTATCAGGTAAACAAGAGAAAATTGATTGTTCGGGTATTCGTTATCTTTCTGTGGTCAACTGTCTTGCTATAGATGTTGATCATCTCTGTTTCGTTATTATAGATCCACAAACAGTGATAAACAATTGACCACAGAGGAGGAGTACagatatttgtaaatttatggTCTTCCAAGTTATGAAGAACTCCATAACAAAGCTATACAGCTCCTCAATAAAGACAAACGAATTGTGATAACGAAAGTGGGGAGTACACTGCATGTACCACTGAGTATTACCGGAACTTTTATTCAATTATAATTTTCTTGATTACATGAAAATAATCAACACCAAAAATAATGATGTGACAAAATAATTCATAGGAACTGATGTCAGGCATAACAAAAAAAGGGAGAGCAGTACATGTACTTTTTCCTGTGAATCACAGCTACATTCCCTCTGgttattttggtttttttttttttctttaaaaatttataataatacgGCATGATCTTCTGTAGAGGTTTTGTCATTTCAGTACTGTTGTTTGGTACTTAAATGTCCTGTTTGAAATCCAGTATGTGTCTACAGTTTTCCTCACTCCTTTATTGTATTTGAAATTTGCATCAACAgcaataactattattattggTAATGATGATTATagtaaaatattatttgaatAATACCTATTGATTTGTTGTTCAGAAGGGCCCTCACCTTAAACTTAATAAAGGTGAGGACCAATAAAAGTATTGGTCTGAGTTAAGTataaaagtctctgcttacgagccagaaggctcatcaggcagGCACTTAtttccggtttcattagcatgaagagACTccgagtatttctactcccccctggattaTACAAACTAAGGTTACTGAAGCCTGGTAAATATAATATGTTATGAACACAAAACTTAATATTTTTCTGTTATCCTAGTGGGCTGGCAAAAGTCAATTGGGAAATTTGGAATAACAAAAGAGCAGAGTAAAGGTTGAGGGAAGTAACTTGCAGAGAAAATATAAATTATTCCCCTCAACCtcaacttttcttttcttcttccacAACATGGGGCACAAAGCATATCAATTGAAATTAGctgacaaaacaaaggaaacaacCATTGGTActgttaatattatttttatttttattttcattttcatctcAGCTTACTTGGAATCTGAAACAACGGGACAAAAAAATAGGTCTGGCTTGGAAATTTgagagctacaacaagttgcaaaattgttgagacacttcaTTAAAAAACGCCTTTTCTAGCTACTAATACCCGCTATAtttagaatttaaacctttcccacttcccttcccctctccccctatcaatgttgactgtttaagtttgcaacaattttttttgtcttgctagcaacactgataagggggggagtgtgagagataataggtaaattgaGAATGCCCCAgaaaggtgaagtgtctccactatttctgcaacttgttgtctgattaATGGCAATATTTTTGCCAGTTCGGATTTAAATCCTATAGGGAAAATTTTCAATgtagaaaagcaggaactaaagaaacaatcgTTAGATATTGTATATtagctctgaaacatttcagaagtttgcacgcgaagtgcaaagcacattgtaccaaacacgaaaggatattaattattgacatacgAAGGCATCGATTTTCAAGTGTTTGGACTTATCATCGCTAACCCAAGACTCCATACCAAATACtaaagcgagcaaagtattttgcactgcagatctAATGCTCTGAAAGCTACACATGGCTCGTATTATGTAACtcaataccatttattgtgttcCTTGGTGACGTCAATGGGGATGGTGGCATTACAGTTGCAAATCGTATCTTCcaggaaacagcacaattcaactagtactttcttttctattcaatccaatacattaccagaTGATTCATAATAAAGttcacacagttagaaatcctgCACATATTgtctattccatttaccaacagtctaccatccaagcacggtctaccatcgcaacagcaaggaatatgatatcatattttctcagtgaaaagttgtggtagaccgtgtagaccgtttcatataaatgtaatagtcaagtgaagctatgaccctcgcagttatgaacgcaatttttgcaattgcaaaaattgcactcATACCGCGAGgataatagcttcacttgatttcatatccgcagttcatacatgatccatttcatatatcgttTCATTGTTAAATGTCATAGTGTAGCCAGTTCaattttgttcacttttgtatctcagtgtaaaacaaatctcgcaaaggatttaGCACAATCGGGTGgtttcttttgatcattgtgctcagtTGGTCATTCCAACGAACATGGAATTAGGCTGTACCCGACAcacgtcacttagaagacttgctaCTAAGTGTTAGCAATCCCTTCTCTGGaagcagactaaccctaaagcAATACGTAATGTTACAAATGGACCTCTAcgaaaatgtatctttgtataacaatgtttgctaagaattgatttttcggaaagtgcatgttccctttaaatggcatgcgATCCCAGTTAAACAAGAGGTAATGTCTGTTTCTCATACATAACCAACAGCTAATTTAGTACATGTTGCGCGTGTATACTTGTTTAAGACAAATTAttccaggatatttctagcATACTGCaaaaagcgaaaggatggaAGTCACACCTTTCTATCTCCCAAATTACGTGTATTTTCGACGTGACTCACAGAAAGCAGTGACATGGcttcaaattacgtcataccAAAACCCCAcgccaaaatccagtttatcgctggccattttccattcacagcagatcatagaattaaaacttttttttttcgaaacaccatattaaacgCAAATTATATATGCCTTCCCGtaccaataaacaaagtgacaGTATGGCAATACAGTGACAACCATgcaactcagacaacaagttgcaaaattgttgagacactttcattaaaaaataccTTTTCGAGTTTCCAATACCACTTcccttcccctctcccccttgaCTGTTTATGTTTgcaacaatttctttttcttgctagagacactgataaggggggaggggggctacagtgtgagagataataggtaaattaataatgccccaagaaggtgaagtgtcttcACTATTTCTGCAACTTGTTGTAGAACCAATTATTACTTTTTCCCACAACTGTTATCTTGTTCTGTTATCTTCCCGATCATTCCTTAATTATGTCTCCCATATTACGAATGCAAAGTTCTCATACATCAAACATCAagacataattttaaaaaacgcGCTGATGTTGTTGTGCAAGTTCTCAGCTGACAGCATTTATTTTCAACTGCTTGTGGCATTTGGACAGCATGTGTACCATACACGCCACCCAACAAGCTGGGCACTCCCTGATGGGCCAGAATCTACCTCAGTTGGGTGTGGTAACAGTGCTGTTGCTGTGGTGCCTCCAACAGATGTTGTTTCCATGTCATCGCCAGCTATGTCTCTACCCTCCTCATCCAGATCATCCGCCATTATCAGGAGAGAATGGATGTGATCCATACTCCACATCCATTAATTTTTATCGAAGCTACAATCACTGGGTGTGTCTGATTCCGCCTTAGCCTGGTTTAAGAGTTACATTTCACCACGCAAGCAAGTGGTCAGGATAGGCAGTGCCCTATCTGATCACCTCCCCCTGACAACGGGTGTGGCCCAGGGGTCCATTTTCGGGCCTGCTTTGTCCACGTTGTATGTTAACGACCTTCTCTCAGTACCGAAAAAGTGCGAAGCCATGGGTTACTGTATGTAGACGACACGAAGTTGCTTTTGGCACTTCCTCCTTCTGACCTCAAAGTTGCCATCCATGACCTCAATAGTGACCTCCACGCAGTCGCAAAGTGGTGCTCAACAAACTCTCTGTTAATCAACCCAGACAAAACTAAGCTCCTTATTGTTGGGGTTCCACAATTAACAAGGAGCTTATCTTTACCTCCTGTcgttctaatggagaaaagcaCCAACCCCTCTGCTGTCTGTCAAAGTACCGACATAGAGATATCACCATAGCAACCGATTTTGATGAGTGAGTGGAAATTGGGACCGAGTCATTGTGTGTATGTGGTTTTGGCGCGCAAAATAGGGAGCGAAGCGACGGAGATCCTTCTACCAAGCGACCATGACGGAAAATGAAGAGATAGGAAGAATGTACGAATTAGATATGGACTTTTGGGAAACCCAAATGAGGGAAAAAAGGCGGGAATGACGTGATCCCTTATCGTCATTTCTCTCCCGTCTGCTCATGATCGGGGACTGGGTTTCACTTGTCACACTTATTTGGGGCCCGTGACGTCACCCTTAAGTCCATATTTTGTTTGTACCTTGACCCTTTCTCTTCATTTTCCATCATGGACTGTATAAGCTACATcgtataaataaaattaaacacCTTCTTGAGAGTAAAACTCttatattaataattaatgCCCTTATTTTCAGCAGGCTCTTTTATTGCTCTAACGTATGGGGTAATACAGTACCGCCTGAAAGTATTTACCCCTCAGGACAAGGCAATACCTTGTCTTTGCTGCAGGTAGTGGTCGCGCGCCAccgaggtatgcaaatttttttccctcgATAAAACCGGGGTGCAATTTGCCACGGGAAATTTGCCACGAGAGAAAAGACGAGGCTTGCCACGGGAAAGAACAATGATCTGCTGCACTTATGAAATAAGCGGAAGACTGTCAAGTTTTAGATCTCATGGTGTGAAGAATCGATTCTTAAAGCAAGAAATcgtaatcaaaatgagaaagTGCACGATTTCGTAAGGACAcaaattttattatctttacATAATGTAAATCCGAAGACTTCTTTACTGTAAAGATACATAATGTAAATCCAACGACTTCTTTACTGTAAAGATACAAAGATACTGTTATTAACTACAGTGTAAGCGACAACTGTGTTATCCAACCAACAAAACACTGGTTGTTATCCAAGCTGTAATACTGTATGTGTGTGTGagaaatttgtttggtttcGAAAAAGGTTCGATTGTCTCTGTTTTCGTCCAACGCTGATCTTATTTTATTTggagacttgaaattcaaacttgtgcgtttgtctttgttttatcttcgccattttcatttttattatgaaacttgtcaaatttcaattttaattgatACATTCTTGTGAGGCTTCGGAGCCTTTGTCAGTTCTATTTTGAGACCTGACGTACCAACGAAAAATTCATCTCtttcatcagcaataaattGTTATGTGTAATCATAGCAATTGCAGCATGTTGACTGCGCATGGAAAACTAATCTAGGAATAGACTGTGTTTAGTGGAGAAATGAAGTCTCTAAATTATCTGAACGCTCATCGTTTGCACACGAATTATAAAGACGCAAAACCAGCAAGCGAAACTAACttgggaaattttgaaatttcgccTAAAGAACGACATAACTCTTAACTTGACAAAGTCTGATGTTCAAACCATCTTTGCTCCCGTGCTCACTTTGCGCTTTCACGAGTAACTCTGTTGGCAGCCGGCCGTCACTCCTGATGAATTTGCATAAGCCATGCCGATGTGCACCAATGATCAACTGTCAACCAGAGCacaaaaacaatcttttcagttgagatgaaataattttctactactactactactactacgaaatcattcacattttcGAACTACTGGTATGCAAGTCAAAGCGCTTTTTGTCTATGAGGAGGATCAAACAATTGCAAGCTTGACCTTCAATTGGAGTTAGACTTCAACCAGAGATATGCATGTGTAATCCAGATCATGGAGTTTTACAATCCCGCTTGTTGTCATTACGATTCAGTCCTTCAAGCGTTGTCTTGTCTAAAACAAACAGGCAGTTACTCTACTGAAGCAGAGTGCGGGTTAAATCTCTCTAGCTCATTTTTGAAACGCTCTTCAGTCGTGGTGTAAATAAATCAAGAAAGCGTGTTTGGTTCCGAGTTATGTATGTTACTGCAATTAtaatgtacagtgtatttttaACGACAGTTCACTGCTTCGAAAATTCGAAGAAACGAAAGTTCAATTCTTCGAAATTTTCAAAGCAAGAAAAGTTCGTTACTTCGAAATTTCAAAAGAGTTTGCAGCAAGGAAAGTTCGttacttcgaaatttcgaaagaatTCGCGAAATTTCGccacattttctttgaaatatcACATTGAGCGACACAAAATACCTCGCAAAATTTCGCCGACATATCGTCAAAAATTCGCGAGAACAATAgacgaaattcgtcgaaattcgctctcattacttttgcacagtactgtagttCAGGGGTTTGGTTTCCTTggaatctttttctttttgtaatttgttactGTTAAACAACTTGGAAAGTAATACCGCAGTAGTAAACCACAAGAATAATACTTAcattaagcccgccgcacacttgaagaaagagctgagcaaactgcctcgcgaggcggtttccTCAGCCATTTCCTCACGTGTGCCTGGAAATTGTGGTAAGAAATTCGCTttgcgaggccgtgaggatgaAATCAAACACGTTTGATATTTTTGGACGGTGTATGGTGGCCGAGAACTGCCAACAAAAAATTCACATATTTTTGTGTAATAAACGTTAGTTTCACTGCGAAATAAATCAAAAGTAATATAAAACACGacgtgaaatgaaatgaaatttaatagTAAAATGGCATGAAATTTAAATGTACAttgaatttgaaaaataaaaccacTTTACTTTTAAGTTAAACTAAAATGGAAATGCACTTCAAATTGAAATATAACATCAATTTCAAATGAAATTCAAAGTGCAAGACGAAATGCAATTGCGCAGCAAACACGCTTCAGAATTAAATTGAAGCACAATGCAAACAAAGTAGGAGGCAAAGTGAAATGAAATACATTTTTAAAgaagaatgaaaaacaatattaGTGGCAGCACTCGGCCATACCAAAATTTACATTTACTTTCAATCGCAAAGTGAAATCAATTTTCGCATGGCCGAGCGCTGCCACTACCAGCGTACTTTGCGGTATTTAATCTTCCCATCACGCCATACATACGTTCACCAaatctttcaaaatggcggatggtCGTATGGCAACTTGGGTCCACGATGATAAGCTTAAGGAAGCAATGTCTCGATATGTGAAGCAAAGTTTGCAAAGATCAGAAATCTTGGATTTTTTGACACGTGATTTTCCACAATACCCGTGGAGCATCCGGAGCCTTGATAGGAGGCTTCGTCACTTCGAAATTTACTATAATAGCAATAGCGTTGGGATTGATGATGTTATGCAGGCTGTCGAGAACGAGTTGAAAGGCTCCGGTCAGCTCTTAGGTTACCGAGCAATGCATAAAAAGATCAGACAAGTATATGGGCTTAATGTTACGAGAGACAAAGTTTATGATGTTATGTACGAACTGGACCCAGAAGGACTCGAAGCGCGTGGTGGTGTGGGAGCTAAGAAAGAACGAAGGAAAGGAAACTTCACGACTCGGGGTGCCAACTGGGTCCACTCTTTAGATGGCCATGACAAACTCACGGGTTACCAAAACTCCACTTTTCCCTTGGCAATATATGGTTGCATGGATACTGCAAGCAGGAAGCTGCTTTGGCTAAAAGTTTGGATCACAAATTCCGATCCACAGTTAATTGGAAGATGGTATCTGGAATACCTACTTGAAACGAAAATTATATCTGCCATACTTAGAGTTGACAAGGGAACTGAGACCGGTACTATGGCCACTATACATTCTTTCCTACGCCGACATCATGGAGATATGGATCCACACGATACTGCTGTGTATGGCCCTTCAACTTCAAATCAGGTATGTAACAATGACCAACACTACACACAGTGCTAACTAGGACACCCCTTCACTACTGTATTTAAATTTCCCCATATGGACCCTTTGTAGACAAAAGTGGTGGTGAGCAATATGTTGACCCATTGACACATTCAGAAACCTTTTCATAACAGCCAATcaatgaaaattgaaattctGTAACTGTGCttaagaagagaaaatttaaatgCAATGGCTTGCCGATTAAGACAGATGACAATCGATAATCAATGCAAAAAAATGACAATCGATAACAATTACAAGGATTTGAATTATGATTATGGATTTTCATCAAATAATTGAAgcaatcgataaaaatcgactGCTGATAATTGATTATATCAATTGTCTTCCTATGATCGATTTTCATCGATTGGGCACTCTGCAAGTATCAGAATCAGGCAGTGACTGATACAATAACATACTAGCTCAACTGCTATCATGAATAATATTCTTAGTAAGCTTCGAAGTTTTGGCATTAATTACCTACTGATAAAGTGCAACACTTTAGTTTAACATTCACTTGTTATTAACGCTTACCTCACGGCTGCAATTCTCTTCTTCCTCAAGTTCCCCTTCTGGTTTAATAAACCGGACGTAAAACACCTTTTTGTTTGGAATTTGAGCCATCTTGTTACATGATGGTCCGTGTTCCCCCGCTAacacatcacaaacaagatctTTCTCTATTTGGTGCCCGAAATGCTTTTGACAGGCGTCCTTGATGTTACGAATAGAACGCTCGTCCTGCTCAAAAGGAACGTACTCCTGAGCTCCAATGCGAGAGGATTTTTGTTGTTTCCCACTTACATCCACACTCATGCGTTGCACCATGATCTCCTCCGCCACTTTACTCTCCTCTACAACTTGATTTTTGCCTCTCCTCTTCGCTTTCTGCTTTTCTGCAAACTTCCTCcactccgccatcttggaaccaCGTGCAAACAAACACTCGGGCCTTTAAATACCGCAAGGTACGCTGGTAGTGGCAGCGCTCGGCCATGCGAAAATTGATTTCACTTTGCGATTGAAAGTAAATGTAAATTTTGGTATGGCCGAATGCTGCCACtaatattgtttttcattcttcTTTAAAAATGTATTTCATTTCACTTTGCCTCCTATTTTGTTTGCATTGTGCTTCAATTTAATTCTGAAGCGTGTTTGCTGCGCAATTGCATTTCGTCTTGCACTTTGAATTTCATTTGAAATTGATGTTATATTTCAATTTGAACTGCATTTCCATTTTACTTTAACTTAAAAGTAAAgtggttttatttttcaaattcaaTGTACATTTAAATTTCATGCCATTTTactattaaattttatttcttttcacgTCGTGTTTTATATTACTTTTGATTTATTTCGCAGTGAAGCTAACGTTTATTACACAAAAATATGTGAATTTTTTGTTGGCAGTTCTCGGCCACCataacggtgcctactattgttattgcgcatacgttctgcgcatctcgagatactcagatttcccatcagtgatgcttactaatacagggatctttttgcacggtttaaactatccggagaaagtagatcttagtaagtattcttggtatccaaaaagaaaattagggtaaccatgcatttttgagagataattaagcttaaatttgagaaagaacgccatacattgctttgtattttaaagctttttacaaatattattcatgaattatctttgaaaaatgcgtggttacccccaattttctttttggatttcaataacacttgttaagatctacatttcctgcataatcacacgccgaggcaaaaatatctttaattagtaggcaccgtccttaatgaagcatccaataaaaatagatggcatactcacgtgacttcagCGGTTCAGCATGGTGTCAGAGGAAGGAATTCCGACctcactgaagtcacgtgagaatgccatgtatttttattggatgcttcattgatcaagctcaactcgattcttacgatggccgcacacaatgaggaatttgcctcgcgaggcgaaaaatatcaaacatgtttgattttttcctcacaGCCTCGGGACgccaatttctcaccaaaatttccccgcacacggtgagaaaatggctgagcaaaccgcctcgcaaggcagtttgctcagctctttcctcaccatGTGCAGCGGGCTTTAGTCTTACTTCAACAACGAACGGTTGGTCACGCAAGGTTTTTGAGGATATGTTGAATGTGTTTTGTAAATTCTCTGTGACCAGCAACCCGATATTTCAGTCAATTTAAAGTGAATCTGCAATAGTAACGTTTTGGACAGTGATTAGCGACACTATCTAGCTTGAGTAGTTTTATACCTTTCAACACGGGCATTGCAAGAGCGGGTCACCCAGACCCTGGACATGTACTGTAAGCTTACAGTTTTGTATATATTTTGTCAAAACCCTCTCCGGCTGCAGGTTATCTAGATAATAAATGTATGTTCCGAGCCCTGAGCTCCAAAAAACAAGCGGACATATTCTCCCATAAACTGAAATGAATAAAACGTAAAaatgtcaagtgaagctatgatcttcgcatttttgcaattgcgtagagaagcctgaaaaattcaggacttcaacggggtttgaacccgtgacctcgcttcacttgatttcatatccgcagttcatatatgattcatttcatataccacttcatcattgattcattcctcacggggcCATTAGTGTTCTGACGATTTCTTACTTATTATTCACTTTTACCTAATCCTA
The sequence above is a segment of the Montipora foliosa isolate CH-2021 chromosome 2, ASM3666993v2, whole genome shotgun sequence genome. Coding sequences within it:
- the LOC137986987 gene encoding uncharacterized protein encodes the protein MADGRMATWVHDDKLKEAMSRYVKQSLQRSEILDFLTRDFPQYPWSIRSLDRRLRHFEIYYNSNSVGIDDVMQAVENELKGSGQLLGYRAMHKKIRQVYGLNVTRDKVYDVMYELDPEGLEARGGVGAKKERRKGNFTTRGANWVHSLDGHDKLTGYQNSTFPLAIYGCMDTASRKLLWLKVWITNSDPQLIGRWYLEYLLETKIISAILRVDKGTETGTMATIHSFLRRHHGDMDPHDTAVYGPSTSNQVCNNDQHYTQC